From one Perca flavescens isolate YP-PL-M2 chromosome 4, PFLA_1.0, whole genome shotgun sequence genomic stretch:
- the aqp7 gene encoding aquaporin-7 isoform X2: MKDLVQSVELGVSQRKRLNVSQPKVWLKNELVRVGLAESLCTYVMMVLGLGSVAQVVTGQGVFGEYLSINLGFGLAVAMGVHVGGKVSEAIYDYCGGNLTVTGVKATAGIFATYPAPYLSLLAGFIDQVFGTAMLLLCLMALSDQKNKPAAAGSEPVAVGLLVMLIGISLGSNSGYAINPTRDIAPRVFTAIAGWGADVFRSGNGWWWVPLVAPPIGGVLGAGLYRVLVEMHHPPLSEQDGGLVEEFEEETAPLEKQGNICANICV, from the exons atgaagGACTTAGTGCAGTCAGTAGAACTAGGGGTCTCTCAGCGAAAAAGACTCAACGTATCTCAACCCAAAGTTTGGCTAAAGAATGAACTTGTTCGTGTGGGACTTGCTGAATCCCTTTGCACATATGTCATGATG GTGCTTGGCCTGGGGTCTGTGGCCCAGGTCGTGACAGGACAGGGAGTGTTTGGAGAGTACCTCAGCATCAATCTGGGTTTTGGCCTGGCTGTTGCTATGGGGGTTCATGTTGGAGGGAAGGTCTCAG AAGCCATATATGACTATTGTGGAGGAAACCTGACTGTAACAGGTGTAAAGGCCACAGCTGGTATTTTTGCCACCTATCCTGCACCGTACCTCTCCTTGCTGGCTGGATTCATTGATCAG GTGTTTGGCACAGCTATGCTGCTGCTGTGCTTGATGGCTCTGTCTGACCAGAAGAACAAACCGGCTGCAGCAGGCAGCGAGCCTGTCGCAGTGGGTCTCCTGGTGATGCTCATTGGCATTTCTCTGGGAAGCAACAGCGGCTATGCCATCAACCCCACCAGAGACATCGCACCCAGAGTCTTTACTGCCATAGCAGGCTGGGGTGCTGACGTGTTCAG GTCTGGAAATGGGTGGTGGTGGGTGCCTCTAGTTGCCCCCCCCATTGGAGGAGTATTGGGTGCGGGGCTGTACAGGGTCTTGGTGGAAATGCACCACCCTCCCCTTTCTGAACAGGATGGGGGGCTGGTGGAGGAATTTGAGGAGGAGACTGCCCCTCTGGAGAAACAGGGAAACATCTGTGCTAATATATGTGTCTGA
- the aqp7 gene encoding aquaporin-7 isoform X1: MKDLVQSVELGVSQRKRLNVSQPKVWLKNELVRVGLAESLCTYVMMVLGLGSVAQVVTGQGVFGEYLSINLGFGLAVAMGVHVGGKVSGAHMNAAVSFTMCTFGRLGWKMLPLYVFAQLLGSFLAAGTIYVVYYEAIYDYCGGNLTVTGVKATAGIFATYPAPYLSLLAGFIDQVFGTAMLLLCLMALSDQKNKPAAAGSEPVAVGLLVMLIGISLGSNSGYAINPTRDIAPRVFTAIAGWGADVFRSGNGWWWVPLVAPPIGGVLGAGLYRVLVEMHHPPLSEQDGGLVEEFEEETAPLEKQGNICANICV, encoded by the exons atgaagGACTTAGTGCAGTCAGTAGAACTAGGGGTCTCTCAGCGAAAAAGACTCAACGTATCTCAACCCAAAGTTTGGCTAAAGAATGAACTTGTTCGTGTGGGACTTGCTGAATCCCTTTGCACATATGTCATGATG GTGCTTGGCCTGGGGTCTGTGGCCCAGGTCGTGACAGGACAGGGAGTGTTTGGAGAGTACCTCAGCATCAATCTGGGTTTTGGCCTGGCTGTTGCTATGGGGGTTCATGTTGGAGGGAAGGTCTCAG GGGctcacatgaatgcagcagtgTCATTCACAATGTGCACGTTTGGCCGCCTGGGGTGGAAGATGCTGCCTCTCTATGTTTTTGCGCAGCTATTGGGGTCATTTCTGGCGGCAGGGACAATTTATGTTGTATATTATG AAGCCATATATGACTATTGTGGAGGAAACCTGACTGTAACAGGTGTAAAGGCCACAGCTGGTATTTTTGCCACCTATCCTGCACCGTACCTCTCCTTGCTGGCTGGATTCATTGATCAG GTGTTTGGCACAGCTATGCTGCTGCTGTGCTTGATGGCTCTGTCTGACCAGAAGAACAAACCGGCTGCAGCAGGCAGCGAGCCTGTCGCAGTGGGTCTCCTGGTGATGCTCATTGGCATTTCTCTGGGAAGCAACAGCGGCTATGCCATCAACCCCACCAGAGACATCGCACCCAGAGTCTTTACTGCCATAGCAGGCTGGGGTGCTGACGTGTTCAG GTCTGGAAATGGGTGGTGGTGGGTGCCTCTAGTTGCCCCCCCCATTGGAGGAGTATTGGGTGCGGGGCTGTACAGGGTCTTGGTGGAAATGCACCACCCTCCCCTTTCTGAACAGGATGGGGGGCTGGTGGAGGAATTTGAGGAGGAGACTGCCCCTCTGGAGAAACAGGGAAACATCTGTGCTAATATATGTGTCTGA